The genomic DNA gatattgtcaattggatatgcatagtattttatagctgcaagcaatgatcatgtttgcctttggtatgtcacggtttgatacccatagcatgatctgtttGGTCGCTTGTTATATAACCATGTTTATACTTCAtgattattaccatgagtaccttaatTTCTAGAGAAAGtggcataccatgctttactgagtttaggactagactctggatttttattatctgatatgtgtacatatatttttacatcatacctgatctgtgtacttagaccttttgctttgatccatgtacattgttggtacatattttatggaggtggatatgttcaggacctagggtttatttgatatccTATCTAATCTGTGTACCTTTCATTTGTTACATTGCCCCGTGGTACACattttatgtttatatatatggatCTTGTTATGTGTTcatgatattgtcatgtttagtgtcatgcatcatcttacatgattgcatgctgtgcgatagtatgttccattattgtcgagcacatcgccagttacatgtatccgtacacaccaccactcatgggttagtggtagatcagacaggtgtgtgacagttctgctgtttagctccgttggtctggtgactcagcgtggtagccggcaggcggttggactttgtttggctccgttggtacactcatgggtagtgtgatgcagcgtggtagccgacatagatttcctccccgtcactgtgtaccgggagatgagagcattgagctcccccatttatgatttggggtaggaggacaggtatactccgacagcatcacgtccattcggtcactcatcaggagcagtgacgtcagagtgcacggttgtcacagccctacccactcagtctcaccattgtgtgtgagatgactgactggcgtcaggggtgaccatgtcattggcaccatatgcatttattgcatttatttgcttgtgtttgctgcacttatatactgcattttggtggatgtatttgtttgacatgcatacaggaggcatattgtgtatctagtttgatgacccttttgtttctggataggagttcctggtgagtacagcttcctcagttacctttcagttttgcatatttcctatatatgattaggaagctgtactccatgtttattgctgttagatatatcttactaggcatgtctattggtatttgctaagttgttgaactcacccccgtggacactatctttttcaggtatcaggttgtttatggtgtcgcttggagtatcctgtctgctggtccccacgtcacctcagaagatctatcggtttcatttatgttttgtttgttttatgtgtcagtgtgtttagtttgtgctctggttttgttctggagtgttgaagttgttatgtgataTTTCGTATtgattgttggttgtgtaagcctagccggctagcagttttgtgtttggtttgtatttggtttctgtcatttttcgttgtgttttgattttggtacagccgagtaggctgctttacatataactgcgtggttgtgtgtatattccagcggcctgtggctgatgtatattgtgcatgtaggaaagtttcagattgtccgccgtataggggaggtgctgccgaaatttcttcggacagagaccccTCCGGGACGTGACAATTGTATCATGGGAAACAGATAACTCACGACAACCTCGAAGCATAACTAGAGGTGAGATGAAATTATTTTAAGGACTCTGTTATACACAAGTCTTAGCATCGTTGCTTCCCGATTCAGACCGTCGGGCGATCTCATCCTCGACTCTGTTGTGACATCGACTCGGGATTACTTCATGAGTACTTTGCATCTCTTGTACTTGATTCGACTGCACTTAGAAATCCACTCATGATTACTTTCCGAGCACTTGATTCTTCATGCTGGAGTGCTTGGCATCTGAGCGATACTGTGACTTCTCCCTACTCTCCGTTCGGTGAGCTACTTGACAATCAGACGACAACTCTTCCAACTCAGCATTCGGAACATTCGACCGACTCAACTCGACACTCAAACTCGACTGCCACTCAGACTCCACAATATGAGATAGTCATCTTTCAGATAACATAGCAGCTCGACTTAATTTTTAAGACCGACAATATAAAATTATAAGACTGattttaattctataattttaaattaattaattttttttcctatatCTCGGACAATGAAATTATCCAACCCGTAGTATTCAAATTTCAAGAATCATCCTCATCGCTTAACTCTACTGTGCCAGTGGGCTCTCCTCTTGGATTGATGGTACGACTAGAGAGGGAGGAGCTACATGATCAATCACTTTCAATTCCCCTTGGATTGATGGTACGACTAGAGAGGGAGGAGCTAAATGATCAATCACTTTCAATTACTTGCTATAATTTAAGTTAcacattagaaaataaaatacaaatgaaAGATATAAAGAATTAAtgttgatcctgttcgaactaagagtcaacgaacgctggggatgcggcgctctctgctggatcctcgagtgctccggtgaacttGCAACAAAACCGaaccgggaggggtgtcccggcgacggccctccgacgctcaagtcaggtaagctacgatgaacaaagtggtttccaaaatctcagaatacgtacctcaccggcgaaacctgaggttctttatatagagctatgaagggtctgggcacgcgtacctaggtgcatacgtgtcttctgtcctttcctagatatgcggctgtcagaaagcttacctgtcctttcctaggtatgtggctgtcagaaaacttacctgactcatatcgctacagtcaaagcatgccctcgatgggacagcagaatcccctgtcataagatttggagcatgacacacacgtgaaatctaccggttgtcagaggagaaatcctcgggtctttttccttgctccaaacttatcgtccgagcggacagctccctcaacatccgaccgAACATACGCAGTGGTTTacctgtgctttgtggagactaataaacaggggcgctttatgactgtggccggtcaaaaggtcagctcggtccgtgacctttttaactgagcgtcggaaccccgatttgacagggtgtcttccaaccataagtgcgagccggccggacccatccgggtattcgattccatcggccggccggcagtccggtcgggCCGGCCATCTAcggtcgtccgtccggtcggaccacactctcctcggatgggcgactgctccggtgactttcacttgacattgactttgcaagaagggggggggagggggggcgCTCTTGCTACCGGATCAAATGTTATTTCGATTTTAACTAGTTCAGACTTGAGATTGCTAAAATTGGATAAGAATGTCGAAGAAAGAAACAAGTTGCCAGCTGTTGTCGGTTCCAGTGCGCCACTTCCATCCGCTCACCTCTGATATGTTGCGCTGGAAGGCACCACACGAAACGCTGAAcggaaaggaaaagagagagcgTTACGCTGAACGGAACGGAGAACTGCGTGTTAATTGCAGTTGTGAGAGAAAACTGACAATGCCCGCACGCAGCCCATTAAATGTGGGACCACGCTGATCCATCTCACGCGCCTCGCACGTGACTGACGCGTAACTAGTTTTCATTGCCTTTCCGGAGCTCGACGGAGGGCCAAGGGCGACAAATCGCCCGGCCCCTCCCATGCCGACCGCCGCCGGCTCGCCTTCCTCTTCCTCCACCGACGCATCCCTCTTCATAGCCGCCTCCGATACCGACGACAATCTCATCGCCGGCGGCAGCGGTGGCGCTTCGGGGGCCGGCGCGGGTCGGGCTCAGTCATGGTGGGAGTGCATCTCCAAGGCTCGCTCCCGGATCCTCGACCTCGCATCCCTCCTTTCCTCGCCGGACCTCGCATCCATCGCCGACTCTGACCGCCCCGCTCGCTCGCTTCTTGAATCCCAGGCCGCTGCCGCCGCCATCGCCTCAGCCCTCTCCTCCCCTTCATCCGGATCCGGTGACGACCCCTTCTGCAACTGGCTCTACGACACATTGCAATCTTCCGATCCCGACCTCCGCCTGGTCGCCCTTTCCTTCGTCCCGCTCATCTCCGGTCTCTACCTCTCCCGCGTCGTCGCCACCGGGGCAGCCAACTCCCCCTCCCTCTCCGGGTTTGAGGCAGTCCTCCTCGCCCTCTATGCCGCCGAGGTCAAAGCCCGCTCAGGGAGGCCCGTCCTCGTTTCTGTTCCGGACCTATCCCTCCCCTCCCTCTACCACTCCCCGGGTCCCACTGCCCGGCGGCGACAGCTACCTCCCGCTGCCTGGCCGCCTCCGAAGCCCTCCGTCGGCGTTCTCTCTCCTCCTCTCGAGCCTCAGATCGCTGCCAAGTCTACCAAACGAACCTCCATCGTTGCGGTGGCACTGGATTCTTACTACAAGAGCATCTCCTCCATGCCCAGCCGCTCAAAGATCGACTTATGCGAGTTTGTCTCTGCCTGGGCTGGTCAAGATTGCTCCTGCCGCTTTGAACTCGATGACGGCGATCCAAATCCATCCTCGGCCCAGTCCTGCCTCTCGACGTCTTTCTCCTCGTCACCCCGGGCTAGGATTTCTGCTGAGGTCAACGAaggaattgaaggaacttcagatGCGATGCGTAGCTTAGCACTCTGTCAAGCTCCCAACGGCAATCACTGTAACAGTGAGGAGGAATGGAGCAGATTTACGAGGAAGGGTTCAAGGGTTCCTCTTCCTTGGGAGCTGTTGCAACCGATCCTGAGGAACCTGGGGCACTGTCTTCTAACACCTTCGAACCCTCAGCAGGTGAGGCATTCGGCATCGATGGCAGTGCGATGTGTTTATGCTCGGGCATCACATGATCTCCTGCCACAGGCTATCTTGTGTTCACGTTGCTTGATTCAGCTAGATAACAGTACAAGGAAATCAACCAAAACTGTATCTGGTAATGCTTCAAAACCCAACACTCCGAGTCAGTTAAAAAGCTAGAACTTTTCTTAGTCTCTAAATGGTCTTTAATTACGTAGGCAGTCTATCCAAAGAAACAATTCATCATGGTTATTTTATCATTTAGAATTGGTTGAGTAGTTTCTTTCATTGCTCTTTCAAGCATCAAATTTGCTAATGTTGGTAGCATCTGGCTAGTTAGTAGTTCTTGTGAGATTGTCTTACATGTTGACAACCAATTCTTTGTTCTAACTTGAACTTTAACGATCTATTTCTAGTAGGTTCTGTTTATGAGTAGAGTATGACACGATATTTGTGTATTTCTTGGATACATATGTTGGTGCGAGATTGATTTTGATAGTTTTTTAGTTGTTTTATCATACTAAATAAGCTAATTGTTTAGAAATGCTTAATAAATTCTTCACCTTTTTCTTCCATGATGGATGAGTTGTTAATTTTCTTTTGTTGGAGTAAACTTTCTTTGCCTATTTTTGACTAGAATAGATGGAATTTAAGTATAAGAAATTAGATGTAATGAAATAATTATTTGAATAGGATATGACGAATTGTCTGGaattgagagttttaagtatttatgatcatttttataaaatgatagaGAGATTGAGTGAGatatcttacataaaatacaaccAAGATGGTTGAAATAGAGGAGAGTGTCATGTAATCCGACAATTAGACAAGTTATGTTATATGATATTAAATGTTGAGCTATGACTCGagtacatgagcagaagatgagagttgtaagatgagaatgttaaggtggatgtgtagacatacgaggatggataaaatacgaaatgagaacattagagaaaaagttgaaattatatatatattgaggAACAATTCTGAGAGAAATGTTTAAAATGatagacgatcaataaatgttcatgttaggtgatgtgaaattatgataaatatacatattaaacaaagaaaataaaaaaaaatttggttagcaataataaaacaagataaaatttatttaagtatagataatgatataatagGGGATAGAGTTCAATAATTTAAATGATCCATATAATCGATCCTACTTATTGGGATAATGTTTAGTTGTTGTTAAACTTTCTTGATCGGAAGTCAAATTTAATTCAGGTAGACATTTCAGCATTTTCTTAGTTATACAGGGATAAACACATAGCAAATGCAATCAGTTGAGATTTATAAATCATAATTGAGAATTATTATGAGCTAGATACAATGGTGGTCCTTAGAGGATGTAGTGGGGTTTTTTTTTTTCCctgcattgcattaatttccataagGCTTGATTATGCTTGCAAATTATGGCTTTGCATGACCAGAAATTTATGCGGATCCTTTGATGTTTGAAGCCTACCAACGAGATGGATGTTGACGTGGAGTATTGATATGGAAATCTACCAACGAAAAAtgataattctaattaattttattggtTATTCTTAAGTGATCAGTTTGATTTTACGGAAATTTTTTATCGGTCATCAGGATAAATTAAGAAGCGCACACGGTGGTCAATCCAGAAGctcagcatcctttgattacgtcctccatttggagaaaaaattcctacaaatacgtcATAATTGGGGTTTGAACCACGGATATCTGGGTGACAATCTGGATATTTTATCACGATACCATGACCCCATTGAGGTTGTGTAATTCTATTGGTATGACATGGTTATGTTAGCATTCTCCGACCTTTAAGTCACTAAAGGTGTAATGAAAAGTACAGATATAGAAGATAGAGAGATTACTCCTCTCGGATGGCAAAGAAGAGTATTTATAGGTATGAGTTGGAGAGAAACCTATGGGGGTAGTGACCATGATCTCCTAGAAATTAGGAATTGTGCAGCCATTTCATCCATTAATCCTGGTTTGATGATCATTAATTCTACTAAGGTAAAATTCATCTAGGTCCCCATAACTGTTCCAGATCATTAGAAAAgagtaaattaaaaaattaaaattaagcatgATAATTCCCGAGTCTTGAGTCTTGTTAGGATTCGATTTGCCCCCGGGGTCACGGTGTCGTGGTAAGACATTCAGATTATCTCTCAAGGACCCATGGTTCGAACCCCAGTTACAacgtatttgtaagaatttttcctctaaatgagAGGCGTAATCAAAAGATGTTGGATTTGTAGGTTGGTCGTCACGTGCGTTTTccgatttatcctgatggccGACTGAAAATTTCCGTGGGACTAGATCGATCATTTCAAATTTGACATTACTCAAtctgattaaaatttttttttcaatgttaGGATTCGATCTTTACTAATTCTATAAATCTCTCATGTGAGATGATCATTAATTCTTGTGGAGGAATTAATTTCAGAAATGATGATCGTGGCGGAATCACGTAGGACCGAGCAAGGATCTTGAACCATGTCTTCGTGGTTAATAACCATGTGAGCGTTAGTGATTGTGTCTTTGAGGAGACCTATAGATGGGCCACGGATGTGACTCGCCTTAGTGACAGGTAGACAGCGTGGGGAACTGAACTTAACTTCAGTTCTACTTGGTTAATACTATCTCTATTTGCTGCCATAGTTTCTATACCTTCCATGCTTCCGTAGGAAATCGACAATTTTAATAACTCCAGCTCATCTTCCTAATTTGATAGAAAAATTTACTCTTCCTAATTGATGCTGAATGTTATCCAAATGCTTCAGTTTGGTATATGCTTGTTTGGTCTGTATTCTTGTCGGGTGTTAAGAAACTATTCATTATCTAGTCAGAATGATGTTAAACTTTCTCTTCCCTTTACCCAGCAATTTTCCACAGATTTGTTTACTGATTATCTTTCATCTAAATAATCAACCTATGCTTGGCGAACCATCTGCATTGCTCTTAATAGTCATTGGTGATAGATTAACAGGCTTAATTGGATTTTGAATTTGATAGTATAAAGTTAATCTTTCTACTACCATAGATCAGGTGCATAAGGTTGAAGTAgttaaatcaatgttcaaacaggTATAGATCATGACTCAAGTGTTCATTGAGAATTATAGAGAATACTTTGAAATAACTGTTGTTCATGAGCATTGTAAACCATGTTTTATAATGAAATTGACTGCACATGAGAATGTCTTTTGATTGGAGAACTCTGCAATCAAAAGGTAAGTTTTAGATACTTGGGCAACAATGTGAAATAGAACGCCTGTGTATATTCCAACAAGTATAAAGATCAGAAGAATGGACTTACTAGTCGGCAGACAGAGTGGTGGATAAACCCATGATAATGCCACAACCGCACGATCATCGTCATGACTGTGATAGATATTATGAACAAGATAGGAATATTGATAGTTGTTGAAAGTGCAGTTAAGTCAGAGCAACTATGACCTAAGCTTGAGGCTCAGATTCATACATTAGATTTAGAACGAACACtgcaaacaaaattaaaaaaaaaaaataccggtACGTCATGGAAGCCACTGAAATCAGCTAAGTCGAAGATGATCCAAACACAGACGAAATCCAGACAACAAACCAGGGTTAAAACGAACAATATCCTCAACACTCTCTATTCTAGTGCTTGATCGCATGCGATAAATTTATGTACAATTGAAACAATGCTACGAGAATCAGGAAAAGCAAGTTGATGTTCCATCAAAGCGCCTGAGGGTTTGTCCATTTAGGGCTAATAAAACACAGATGGCTACTTTGCGACAGTGCTAAGATTCTTCACCTCCAAATATGCATCTGCGTAGATGCTTGCGGATTGAGTTTTGCAACTTACTGAAGCAGAAGTAGAAATGGCTAGCAACAGTTGCCCACAAGGTGGGAGCAGCAGCGAAGGGATATTTGAACTTCTATTTGGCATTTGATCTATTGCTTCTGCGAGTGCAAAGAAATAATCAGATATATATTTCTTCAATATGAATTTCTGACACTCCTGAGACAACTAAAAAAACTACCACAGTATAAGGTTAACCGCCTGCTAGATTGCACAATACCAGACAAGAAGAATGCCATTTAAAAGCCAAAGTAACTTTTGTATAGTCTATTGAATCAACGGATGCATCAAACAATGCAATGCTGCAGAAGAAGCACAAGTAAATTAACACGGGCATTGAATCACCTAAGGCGTCAACCATTTGGGACAAGCCAAAAACAAAATACAGCGTCATCGAGTAGATGACGACTTTACGTGACAACAGAATGCACTCTTTGACATCAGGACTAATATGCACTCTAGCAGTAGAAGCAATTTGGACAGCTAACAACTCTCTTCAAGATTAGGAAATTGATTATGAAAATGCAAATCTAGCAATCAGAACTTTATACACCAAAGTTCTATATCCATCTGCAAGAAGCTATTTTTCAACCGTAAAACAACAGACATTAGAACTAATAAAAGTGCTTGTCAGCTTAAACCTCCTACAGAGTAACCACAAAATTAATATTTCCACAGAGGAATGGGATGACCCCATCATAAATATAGACCAGTGTACCTGAACAACTTCTGCAGTAAATAATCCAATGGAAACACAGTGTATAAGCTTAAAGCCCTTATTAAACCAAGCATGAATAACCTTTTGTGGAGATTAGTACATCATCACATCATATGGATACACCATGATGTGCATTAACACAGCACAACACAGCAGATGAACAAAGATATAATCCACACTCGGAGGATTAAATCTCAGACGGAAAAGTAAAATTTCTATTAGTTCAAGACGATTAAATCCAGCCTTTGGATTCCTTTTATACACCTGACTAAAtaataaatacaaaaataaatattctaaataaaaattcaataatttaataggGATTCAAATTAtttccaaaaaaataaaatactatagtcaaatgaaaacaaatcaaatatttaatttattaccaAAGTGTTAGTTTGGAAATATcttcaatttattttcttcaaTTATTACCCTTTTAATCTAATTTATTTCCTTCTTGCATTATGTATTGTACATTAGGTAGAAGAGAATGAACTACTGGATTCTCCTAGTGAGAAGTTTTACAAAATGGCAGCAAGTTTAGATTAGTAACCTTTCGTGGGACTATATAGTGCAAAAGCAAATGAACGTTCACCACATGCATGAAGTGAATATTAACACCATTAAATTCTTGATTGGCAATTGTTTGAGCCACTAATATTGGTTTTACTCTCAAAAAAGACAAACATACTCTGAGCTTAATTCAGGTTGTGTTGAAGAGCATTATTCATGGTTCCAAGTTCAGGTtgtgttgtcatgtgaccaaaaggtcacgggttcgaatcctggaaatagcctcttgcaaaaagcagagtaaggttgcatacaatggatcctttcccaggatcccgcatggcgggagcttcgtgcaccggactgcccTTTTTAAAGTTCAGGTTGTGTTGAAGAGCATTATTCATGGTTCCAAGTTCCATTGAATGATGTGATAGATGATGGTTCAACTAGGTACTGGAAAATTTTCAAAGGTACGTACCAGAAAATAGTCTATTGTCTCATTTCAAGACTGCACACGTTTAGCCAACTATATCTCCATTGTTTGACACTCGCATACACATCGTACCCTGCAGCTACATTTGCACTTATAGTATTCTACTTCCTTTGCACACAccattattttttatcttttagATAAGTTCatataaattagattttttttttattatatgccAGAAAATGTAGAATCAAATATGATTTGAAGATGTCTGTAAATTTGGACGAAAAATACATTTGGACATGCTGGACAAAAGTCATGCTTCCTAAGTTTCAACCACACTGTGTTAGCATGATACAATCATAATAGCTAACTACCAAAAAATGTTGGGACTTATCCAAGGACTTCAAAGTACATGGCATGTAAGTACATTTAGCTTTTCAATAATTACACTGCTCAAAGAAAATTTAGCTAACTACGTTATCACTTttccaataaaaaaaaatcataggcAACATAACTAGTATCATTCATGTTATTATGTGAAAGTTCCTTACTCTTGGATAGTCTGATATGAAAGCTTTCATGGCAAACAAGCCTATAAGACAAGTAATGTGCCAGCCAAATTAAAAGAATCTGaaggaagattttttttttttgttcacttGTTAACTCCTTGTCAACCTGATATCATATGACTGATTAGCAATATAGTTCATCAAAGTGGATCATGCTAGGTCTATACAAGGAATGAAAAGAAATACTCCAGCAAGATCACACTTGTTTTGGAGGAAAGAGCACATTAGCATAAGGATAatacataaagaaaaaaaaagtattttcagATGTTAAGATATTTTTCCCTACACCTAATAGCATGTCAATTTGTGCTTTCATAATGCCTACTAAATTCTAAGCATCAGGAAGATACAGAGAAGGACCTCTGCATCTTTCAGATAAACTTTGTGAATCTATATTGCGACTTTGAGTACAGAAACATGCAAAAGAAAGTTGGTCGTCTATGAAGTTAAAAGCAATCATGACCGGTAACTCAATTGCCGCAGCATATGTTGGCCACAAAATGGCCTAATCCATTTGCATAATGCCAAAAATTCAAGAAGAAATTTAATCTGGTCTCAAGTTCGAAGCATCAGGAAGATAAAGATAAGGACCTTTGCATTTTTCAGATGTtaagatttttgaatttatattgcAACTTAGAATACAGAAACGTGCACGAGAAAGCTGGTAGTCTCTATGAAGTTAAAAGCAATCATGACCAGTAACTGAATTGCCACGGCATATGTTGGCCACAGCATGGCCTAATCCATTTGCATAATCAACAAAATAACGCCCTTGAAACagatccaaaatcaaaactttacCATGTGGAACAGCAATAAAAGAAAATGGCAAGAGGGATCCAAAACGGAATACCTTAAATCGGGAATTGAGTTATAGAATCGAGAGAGGCGGTGGCTATTCCGAGGTTTGGGCTTAACGGGCTTCTTCCGCAGGCCAAATATCTCTTGCACCAGCGGGACGTGAACCAATACCGTCTTCCATGCGATGAACCAACCTGCGGAAAACCCTGAGTGAGGGCCAACCGGAGCAGTAAACAGAAAGGGAGAGTTTGGGATCGAA from Zingiber officinale cultivar Zhangliang chromosome 4A, Zo_v1.1, whole genome shotgun sequence includes the following:
- the LOC121971858 gene encoding uncharacterized protein LOC121971858, giving the protein MALDQPGGGGGGDWWWWTEHANVYLLRPLLAVFFVLCLIVLSWFIAWKTVLVHVPLVQEIFGLRKKPVKPKPRNSHRLSRFYNSIPDLRSNRSNAK
- the LOC121971857 gene encoding uncharacterized protein LOC121971857; amino-acid sequence: MPTAAGSPSSSSTDASLFIAASDTDDNLIAGGSGGASGAGAGRAQSWWECISKARSRILDLASLLSSPDLASIADSDRPARSLLESQAAAAAIASALSSPSSGSGDDPFCNWLYDTLQSSDPDLRLVALSFVPLISGLYLSRVVATGAANSPSLSGFEAVLLALYAAEVKARSGRPVLVSVPDLSLPSLYHSPGPTARRRQLPPAAWPPPKPSVGVLSPPLEPQIAAKSTKRTSIVAVALDSYYKSISSMPSRSKIDLCEFVSAWAGQDCSCRFELDDGDPNPSSAQSCLSTSFSSSPRARISAEVNEGIEGTSDAMRSLALCQAPNGNHCNSEEEWSRFTRKGSRVPLPWELLQPILRNLGHCLLTPSNPQQVRHSASMAVRCVYARASHDLLPQAILCSRCLIQLDNSTRKSTKTVSGNASKPNTPSQLKS